One part of the Leclercia sp. LSNIH1 genome encodes these proteins:
- the pdxY gene encoding pyridoxal kinase PdxY, giving the protein MKNILAIQSHVVFGHAGNSAAEFPMRRLGANVWPLNTVQFSNHTQYGKWTGCVMPPAHLTEIVQGIADIDKLKTCDAVLSGYLGSAEQGEHILGIVRQVKAANPAAKYFCDPVMGHPEKGCIVAPGVAEFHVRHALPASDIIAPNLIELEILCEHPVNSVEEAVAASRELIAMGPEIVLVKHLARAGISPDRFEMLLVTKDEAWHISRPLVDFGSRQPVGVGDVTSGLLLVKLLQGATVRDALEHVTAAVYEIMIATKALQEYELQVVAAQDRIAKPEHVFSATQL; this is encoded by the coding sequence ATGAAGAATATCCTCGCCATCCAGTCCCACGTCGTTTTTGGGCATGCTGGCAACAGCGCCGCAGAATTTCCGATGCGCCGTCTCGGGGCCAATGTCTGGCCGTTAAATACCGTTCAGTTTTCCAACCATACGCAATACGGCAAATGGACCGGTTGCGTGATGCCGCCCGCTCATCTTACAGAGATTGTTCAGGGCATCGCTGATATCGACAAACTCAAAACCTGCGATGCCGTGCTGAGCGGTTATCTTGGATCAGCCGAGCAGGGCGAGCATATTCTCGGTATTGTTCGCCAGGTGAAGGCGGCGAACCCGGCGGCGAAATATTTCTGCGATCCGGTGATGGGCCATCCGGAAAAAGGCTGTATCGTGGCGCCAGGCGTGGCGGAGTTTCACGTGCGTCACGCTCTCCCGGCCAGCGACATCATCGCCCCAAACCTCATTGAACTGGAGATCCTCTGTGAACATCCGGTGAACAGCGTGGAGGAGGCCGTTGCGGCGTCCCGTGAACTGATTGCGATGGGGCCGGAAATCGTGCTGGTGAAACATCTGGCCCGCGCCGGAATCAGCCCGGATCGCTTTGAGATGCTGCTGGTGACCAAAGATGAAGCCTGGCACATCAGCCGTCCGCTGGTGGATTTTGGCAGCCGTCAGCCGGTGGGCGTGGGCGATGTGACCAGCGGTCTGCTGCTGGTGAAACTGCTGCAGGGGGCAACGGTGCGTGATGCGCTTGAGCACGTCACGGCGGCGGTGTATGAGATTATGATCGCCACCAAAGCCCTGCAGGAGTACGAGTTGCAGGTGGTGGCCGCACAGGACCGGATTGCGAAGCCGGAACACGTTTTTAGCGCGACCCAGCTTTGA
- the gstA gene encoding glutathione transferase GstA, translating into MKLFYKPGACSLASHITLRESGKDFTLNGVDLMQKRLENGDDFFAVNPKGQVPALLLEDGTLLTEGVAIMQYLADSVADRQLLAPAGTIARYKTIEWMNYIATELHKGFTPLFRPDTPEEYKPIVRALLEKKLQYVNASLKEDQWICGQRFTIADAYLFTVLRWARAVKLNMEGLSHIDAYMARMAERPAVAAALEAEGLK; encoded by the coding sequence ATGAAACTGTTCTATAAACCAGGCGCCTGCTCTCTTGCCTCCCATATTACGCTGCGCGAGAGCGGTAAAGACTTCACCCTCAACGGTGTTGATCTGATGCAAAAGCGTCTGGAAAACGGCGATGATTTTTTCGCGGTGAATCCTAAAGGCCAGGTTCCGGCCCTGCTGCTGGAAGATGGCACCCTGCTCACCGAGGGTGTTGCCATTATGCAGTACCTCGCGGACAGCGTCGCGGATCGCCAGCTACTGGCGCCAGCCGGCACTATCGCCCGCTATAAAACCATTGAATGGATGAACTACATCGCCACCGAACTGCATAAAGGTTTTACCCCGCTGTTCCGCCCGGACACCCCGGAAGAGTACAAGCCGATCGTTCGCGCCCTGCTGGAGAAGAAACTGCAGTATGTGAACGCGTCGCTGAAAGAGGATCAGTGGATCTGCGGGCAGCGCTTTACCATTGCCGATGCGTATCTGTTTACCGTCCTGCGCTGGGCACGGGCCGTGAAGCTGAACATGGAAGGATTAAGCCACATTGACGCCTATATGGCGCGTATGGCGGAGCGGCCTGCCGTGGCGGCAGCACTGGAAGCGGAAGGGTTAAAGTAA
- the dtpA gene encoding dipeptide/tripeptide permease DtpA gives MSTANNKPAEESVSLNAFKQPKSFYLIFSIELWERFGYYGLQGIMAVYLVKQLGMSEADSITLFSSFSALVYGLVAIGGWLGDKVLGTKRVILLGAIVLAIGYGLVAWSGHDAGVVYLGMATIAVGNGLFKANPSALLSTCYKKDDPRLDGAFTMYYMSINIGSFFSMLATPWLAAKFGWSVAFALSFVGMLITVVNFLFCRSWVKEYGSKPDFAPVQMGKLLATLVGVVVLVAIATWLLHNQGIARAVLGVVALGIICIFAKEAFSMQGAARRKMIVAFILMVEAIVFFVLYSQMPTSLNFFAIRNVEHSILGIAFEPEQFQALNPFWIMVGSPILAAIYNKMGDRLPMPHKFAVGMVLCSGAFLVLPLGAEFASDAGIVSVNWLILSYALQSIGELMISGLGLAMVAQLVPQRLMGFIMGSWFLTTAGAAIIAGKIANLMAVPSDVTDPLQSLHVYGDVFLQIGIATAVIAVLMMLTAPKLNRMTQDDDNTAKASNTAAV, from the coding sequence GTGTCTACTGCAAACAATAAACCAGCTGAAGAGAGCGTAAGTCTTAACGCTTTCAAACAACCTAAATCGTTCTATCTCATATTCTCTATTGAGCTGTGGGAGCGTTTTGGTTACTACGGTCTGCAAGGGATCATGGCGGTTTACCTGGTGAAACAACTGGGTATGTCCGAAGCCGATTCCATCACCCTGTTCTCTTCTTTCAGTGCTCTGGTCTACGGTCTGGTCGCAATTGGTGGCTGGCTGGGCGATAAAGTACTGGGAACCAAACGTGTCATCCTGCTGGGCGCCATCGTTCTGGCGATCGGTTATGGTCTGGTAGCCTGGTCCGGTCACGATGCCGGCGTGGTTTACCTGGGTATGGCGACCATCGCGGTGGGTAACGGCCTGTTCAAGGCGAACCCGTCTGCCCTGCTTTCTACCTGTTATAAGAAAGATGACCCGCGTCTGGACGGTGCATTCACCATGTACTACATGTCCATCAACATTGGCTCCTTCTTCTCCATGCTGGCAACCCCGTGGCTGGCAGCAAAATTCGGCTGGAGCGTGGCGTTTGCCCTGAGCTTCGTCGGTATGCTGATCACCGTGGTGAACTTCCTGTTCTGCCGCAGCTGGGTGAAAGAGTACGGTTCAAAACCTGACTTTGCGCCGGTACAGATGGGTAAATTGCTGGCGACGCTGGTTGGTGTTGTCGTGCTGGTTGCTATCGCCACCTGGCTGCTGCACAACCAGGGTATTGCCCGTGCGGTGCTGGGCGTGGTTGCGCTGGGTATCATCTGCATCTTTGCAAAAGAAGCCTTCTCCATGCAGGGCGCGGCGCGTCGTAAGATGATTGTTGCCTTTATCCTGATGGTTGAAGCGATTGTCTTCTTCGTGCTGTACAGCCAGATGCCAACGTCTCTGAACTTCTTCGCGATCCGTAACGTTGAGCACTCTATCCTGGGTATCGCGTTCGAGCCTGAGCAGTTCCAGGCCCTGAACCCGTTCTGGATCATGGTAGGTAGCCCGATCCTGGCTGCCATCTACAACAAGATGGGCGACCGCCTGCCAATGCCGCACAAGTTCGCGGTGGGCATGGTGCTCTGCTCGGGTGCCTTCCTGGTACTGCCGCTGGGCGCGGAATTCGCCAGCGACGCGGGTATCGTTTCCGTGAACTGGCTGATCCTGAGCTACGCCCTGCAGTCTATCGGTGAGCTGATGATCTCCGGTCTGGGCCTGGCGATGGTTGCACAGCTGGTTCCACAGCGTCTGATGGGCTTCATCATGGGTAGCTGGTTCCTGACCACTGCCGGTGCTGCCATCATCGCCGGTAAGATCGCCAACCTGATGGCTGTGCCTTCTGATGTGACCGATCCGCTGCAGTCGCTGCATGTCTATGGTGACGTGTTCCTGCAGATTGGTATCGCCACTGCGGTTATCGCTGTGCTGATGATGCTGACTGCACCAAAACTGAACCGCATGACTCAGGACGACGACAATACCGCTAAAGCGAGCAACACCGCCGCCGTGTAA
- the nth gene encoding endonuclease III: MNKEKRLTILQRLRENNPHPTTELNFTSPFELLIAVLLSAQATDVSVNKATAKLYPVANTPQAMLELGVEGVKSYIKTIGLFNSKAENVIKTCRMLIELHGGEVPEDRAALEALPGVGRKTANVVLNTAFGWPTIAVDTHIFRVCNRTNFAPGKNVEQVEDKLLKVVPAEFKVDCHHWLILHGRYTCIARKPRCGSCIIEDLCEFKEKTDH; encoded by the coding sequence ATGAACAAAGAGAAACGTTTAACCATTTTGCAGCGCCTGCGTGAGAATAACCCGCACCCGACCACCGAGCTGAATTTTACCTCGCCCTTTGAACTGTTGATCGCGGTGTTGCTCTCCGCGCAGGCGACCGACGTGAGCGTCAATAAAGCCACCGCGAAGCTCTACCCCGTCGCCAACACGCCTCAGGCGATGCTGGAGCTGGGCGTTGAGGGGGTAAAGTCGTACATCAAAACCATCGGCCTGTTTAACAGCAAAGCCGAGAATGTGATCAAGACCTGCCGGATGCTGATAGAGCTGCACGGCGGTGAGGTACCGGAAGATCGCGCGGCGCTGGAAGCACTGCCTGGCGTGGGCCGTAAAACCGCCAACGTGGTGCTGAATACCGCCTTCGGCTGGCCGACCATTGCCGTGGATACTCATATCTTTCGTGTCTGCAACCGAACGAACTTCGCTCCGGGCAAAAACGTGGAGCAGGTCGAAGATAAGCTGCTGAAAGTGGTTCCTGCGGAGTTCAAGGTCGACTGCCATCACTGGTTGATCCTCCACGGACGCTATACCTGCATTGCGCGTAAACCGCGCTGTGGCTCCTGTATTATTGAAGATCTCTGTGAATTTAAAGAGAAAACCGACCACTGA
- a CDS encoding electron transport complex subunit E translates to MSQVKEVFVQGLWKNNSALVQLLGMCPLLAVTSTVTNALGLGLATTLVLILTNLSISALRRWTPSEIRIPIYVMIIASVVSVVQMLINAWAFGLYQSLGIFIPLIVTNCIVVGRAEAFAVKNDPLISALDGFAIGMGATGAMFVLGAMREILGNGTLFDGADALLGSWAKVLRIEVFHTDTPFLLAMLPPGAFIGLGMMLAVKYLIDEKRKRRAATRSAEEGIPEKAS, encoded by the coding sequence ATGAGCCAGGTAAAAGAGGTTTTTGTTCAGGGGCTGTGGAAAAACAACTCCGCGCTGGTACAGCTGCTGGGGATGTGTCCGCTGCTGGCCGTCACCTCCACCGTTACCAACGCGTTGGGCCTTGGCCTTGCCACCACCTTGGTATTGATCCTGACCAACCTGTCGATCTCTGCCCTGCGCCGCTGGACGCCGTCAGAGATTCGTATTCCGATCTACGTGATGATTATCGCCTCGGTGGTGAGCGTCGTGCAGATGCTGATCAACGCCTGGGCCTTTGGCCTCTATCAGTCGCTGGGGATTTTTATCCCGCTGATCGTCACCAACTGTATCGTGGTGGGCCGCGCCGAAGCCTTTGCGGTGAAAAACGATCCGCTGATTTCGGCCCTTGATGGCTTTGCCATCGGCATGGGGGCGACCGGGGCGATGTTTGTCCTGGGCGCCATGCGTGAAATCCTTGGCAACGGTACCCTGTTCGATGGCGCAGATGCGCTGCTGGGCAGCTGGGCCAAAGTTCTGCGCATTGAGGTGTTCCACACCGATACGCCGTTCCTGCTGGCGATGCTGCCCCCTGGCGCGTTTATTGGCCTGGGGATGATGCTGGCAGTAAAATACCTCATTGACGAGAAACGTAAACGCCGCGCTGCCACGCGCAGCGCAGAGGAAGGGATCCCTGAGAAGGCCTCATGA
- the rsxG gene encoding electron transport complex subunit RsxG: MLRTMQKHGVTLALFAAVLTGMTALVNGLTKSTIDEQAARQQKALFDQVIPADIYDNDLQKSCYLVQTPALGKGTHRIFIARKGDTPTGVVMEATAPDGYSGAIRLLVGTDFSGTVLGTRVTEHHETPGLGDKIETRLSDWILHFAGRVIHGIDDPAFAVKKDGGDIDQFTGATITPRAVVNAVKRAGVYAQSLPAQLNNLPACEERS; the protein is encoded by the coding sequence ATGTTAAGAACGATGCAAAAACACGGCGTGACGCTGGCGCTCTTTGCCGCCGTGCTCACCGGCATGACCGCGCTGGTCAACGGCTTAACCAAATCCACCATTGATGAACAGGCGGCCCGTCAGCAAAAAGCGCTGTTTGACCAGGTGATCCCGGCAGATATCTACGATAACGATCTGCAGAAGAGCTGTTATCTTGTCCAGACGCCAGCGCTTGGCAAAGGCACCCACCGTATTTTTATCGCCCGTAAAGGCGATACGCCGACCGGCGTGGTGATGGAGGCCACCGCCCCGGATGGATACTCCGGCGCTATCAGGCTGCTGGTGGGCACCGATTTTTCCGGCACCGTGCTGGGTACGCGCGTGACCGAGCACCACGAAACGCCAGGCCTTGGAGATAAGATTGAAACCCGCTTAAGCGACTGGATTTTGCATTTCGCTGGTAGAGTGATCCACGGTATTGACGATCCGGCGTTCGCGGTGAAAAAAGATGGTGGTGATATCGATCAGTTTACCGGTGCGACCATCACCCCACGTGCGGTAGTGAACGCCGTTAAACGTGCGGGGGTTTACGCACAATCGCTGCCTGCGCAACTTAACAATCTGCCCGCCTGTGAGGAGCGTTCATGA
- the rsxD gene encoding electron transport complex subunit RsxD, which translates to MVFRIASSPYTHNQRQTSRIMMLVCLAALPGIAVQLWFFGWGTLLQIILGCVSALAAEALVLKLRKIAVGKILADNSALLTGLLLAISIPPFAPWWMVVLGTVFAVIIAKQLYGGLGHNPFNPAMIGYVVLLISFPVQMTSWLPPHEIAATVPGFMDAVQVIFSGHTASGADMNTLRLGVDGISQATPLDTFKTSLHAGHSVEQILQSPIYSGVLAGAGWQWVNLAYLAGGLFLLWQKAIRWHIPVSFLVTLAVCSGLGWFFSPASLASPQIHLLSGATMLGAFFILTDPVTASTTNRGRLIFGALAGLLVWLIRSFGGYPDGVAFAVLLANITVPLIDYYTRPRVYGHR; encoded by the coding sequence ATGGTTTTCAGAATCGCAAGCTCCCCTTATACCCATAACCAGCGCCAGACATCGCGCATTATGATGCTGGTCTGCCTGGCCGCACTGCCGGGCATTGCCGTACAGCTCTGGTTCTTCGGCTGGGGTACGTTGCTGCAGATCATCCTTGGCTGTGTGAGCGCGCTGGCGGCCGAAGCGCTGGTACTCAAACTGCGAAAAATCGCGGTGGGCAAAATTCTGGCGGACAATTCCGCCCTGCTCACCGGCCTGCTGCTGGCCATCAGTATTCCGCCCTTCGCCCCCTGGTGGATGGTGGTGCTCGGCACCGTATTTGCGGTAATCATCGCCAAGCAGCTCTATGGCGGCCTCGGGCATAACCCGTTTAACCCGGCGATGATTGGCTATGTGGTGCTGCTGATCTCCTTCCCGGTGCAGATGACCAGCTGGCTGCCGCCGCATGAGATTGCCGCGACGGTGCCAGGCTTTATGGATGCCGTGCAGGTGATCTTCTCCGGCCATACCGCCAGCGGCGCGGATATGAACACCCTGCGTCTGGGGGTGGATGGCATCAGCCAGGCGACGCCGCTCGATACCTTCAAAACCTCTCTGCACGCGGGTCACAGCGTAGAGCAGATCCTCCAGTCGCCCATTTACAGCGGCGTGCTGGCAGGCGCGGGCTGGCAGTGGGTTAACCTGGCGTACCTGGCCGGTGGCCTGTTCCTGCTGTGGCAGAAAGCGATCCGCTGGCATATCCCGGTGAGCTTCCTGGTAACGCTTGCGGTCTGTTCCGGGCTGGGCTGGTTCTTCTCGCCGGCGTCGCTGGCGTCGCCGCAGATCCATCTGCTCTCCGGCGCGACCATGCTGGGTGCTTTCTTTATTCTGACCGACCCGGTAACGGCCTCTACCACCAACCGTGGGCGCCTGATTTTTGGCGCGCTGGCCGGTTTGCTGGTGTGGCTGATCCGCAGCTTTGGCGGTTACCCGGACGGCGTGGCCTTTGCCGTGCTGCTGGCGAACATCACCGTTCCGCTCATCGACTACTACACGCGTCCGCGCGTGTACGGCCATCGCTAA
- the rsxC gene encoding electron transport complex subunit RsxC — MLKLFSAFRKEKIWDFDGGIHPPEMKTQSSGTPLRQIPLANRFVIPLKQHIGAEGELCVKPGDSVLRGQPLTFGRGRMLPVHAPTSGTVVAIAPHTVAHPSALSELCVIIDADGEDRWIERDGWSDYRNHSREALIERIHQSGVAGLGGAGFPTGNKLQGGGDKIKTLIINAAECEPYITADDRLMQDCAAQIVEGIRILAHILQPQEVLIGIEDNKPQAISMLRAVLAGSHDISLRVIPTKYPSGGAKQLTQILTGKQVPHGGRSSDIGVLMQNVGTAYAVKRAVVDGEPLTERVVTLTGESVSRPGNVWARLGTPVRHLLDQAGFCPSAEQMVIMGGPLMGFTLPWLDVPVVKITNCLLAPSVSEMGETQEEKGCIRCSACADACPADLLPQQLYWYSKGQIHDKAKSHNLADCIECGACAWVCPSNIPLVQYFRVEKAEIYAIAQEEKRAAEAKARFEARQQRLEREKAAREARHKKAAVQPAAKDQDAINAALARVREKKATATEDVVIPAGQRPDNSEMIAAREARKAEARARQAEKAQAAAASTETDPRKAAVEAAIARAKARKAAPPEETQAEPAPVDPRKAAVEAAIARAKARKAAPLEENQSEPAPVDPRKAAVEAAIARAKARKAAQPDDIQVEQAQVDPRKAAVEAAIARAKARKAAPPEAKQEEPVPVDPRKAAVEAAIARAKARKAAQQEEEPAANDDPRKAAVAAAIARVQAKRAAQQAVNED; from the coding sequence ATGCTTAAGTTATTTTCTGCCTTCAGAAAAGAGAAGATCTGGGATTTCGATGGCGGTATTCATCCGCCAGAGATGAAAACCCAGTCCAGCGGTACGCCGCTGCGCCAGATCCCGCTGGCCAACCGTTTTGTTATCCCCCTGAAGCAGCACATCGGTGCTGAGGGTGAGCTGTGCGTTAAACCTGGCGACAGCGTGTTACGCGGCCAGCCGCTGACCTTTGGACGCGGACGTATGCTGCCTGTGCACGCCCCTACCTCCGGCACCGTGGTGGCGATTGCGCCCCATACCGTTGCCCACCCTTCCGCCCTCTCTGAGCTGTGCGTCATCATCGACGCCGATGGCGAAGATCGCTGGATTGAGCGCGACGGCTGGAGCGACTACCGCAACCACAGCCGCGAGGCGCTGATCGAGCGCATTCATCAGTCTGGCGTCGCCGGTCTGGGCGGCGCGGGCTTCCCAACCGGTAACAAACTGCAGGGCGGCGGCGACAAGATCAAAACCCTGATTATCAACGCCGCCGAGTGCGAGCCGTACATCACCGCGGACGATCGTCTGATGCAGGACTGCGCCGCGCAGATCGTCGAGGGCATTCGTATTCTCGCGCACATTCTGCAGCCGCAGGAGGTGCTGATCGGCATTGAAGATAACAAACCGCAGGCCATCTCCATGCTGCGTGCGGTGCTGGCGGGCAGCCATGATATCAGCCTGCGCGTTATCCCCACCAAGTACCCCTCCGGTGGCGCAAAGCAGCTGACCCAGATTTTAACCGGCAAGCAGGTCCCGCACGGCGGTCGTTCTTCTGACATTGGCGTCCTGATGCAGAACGTCGGCACCGCCTATGCCGTTAAACGTGCCGTTGTTGACGGGGAGCCGCTTACCGAGCGCGTCGTTACCCTTACCGGGGAATCGGTTAGCCGTCCCGGTAACGTCTGGGCGCGTCTGGGCACGCCGGTTCGTCATCTGCTGGATCAGGCCGGGTTCTGCCCGAGCGCCGAGCAAATGGTAATTATGGGCGGGCCGCTGATGGGCTTTACCCTGCCCTGGCTGGATGTCCCGGTGGTAAAAATCACCAACTGCCTGCTGGCGCCGTCCGTCAGCGAGATGGGCGAAACGCAGGAAGAGAAAGGCTGCATTCGCTGCAGCGCCTGTGCCGATGCCTGCCCGGCGGATCTGCTGCCTCAGCAGCTCTACTGGTACAGCAAAGGGCAGATCCACGATAAAGCGAAATCCCACAACCTGGCCGACTGCATTGAGTGTGGCGCCTGCGCCTGGGTCTGCCCGAGCAATATTCCGCTGGTGCAATATTTCCGCGTCGAGAAAGCCGAAATTTACGCGATCGCCCAGGAAGAGAAACGCGCAGCCGAAGCCAAAGCACGGTTTGAAGCGCGCCAGCAGCGCCTTGAACGCGAGAAAGCCGCCCGAGAAGCGCGCCATAAGAAAGCGGCAGTTCAGCCTGCGGCAAAAGACCAGGATGCCATTAATGCTGCCCTGGCGCGTGTGCGCGAGAAGAAAGCCACCGCGACAGAAGATGTGGTGATCCCGGCGGGTCAGCGCCCGGATAACAGCGAGATGATTGCCGCCCGCGAAGCGCGCAAAGCAGAGGCCCGCGCCCGTCAGGCGGAAAAAGCGCAGGCTGCCGCCGCATCAACAGAAACCGATCCGCGTAAAGCGGCGGTCGAGGCCGCCATCGCCCGCGCAAAAGCCCGCAAAGCGGCGCCACCGGAAGAGACTCAGGCCGAGCCTGCTCCGGTGGATCCGCGTAAAGCCGCGGTCGAAGCGGCCATCGCCCGGGCGAAAGCCCGCAAAGCGGCGCCACTGGAAGAGAACCAGAGCGAGCCAGCGCCAGTCGATCCGCGTAAAGCGGCGGTCGAAGCGGCCATCGCCCGGGCGAAAGCCCGCAAAGCGGCGCAGCCGGACGATATTCAGGTTGAACAGGCTCAGGTCGACCCGCGTAAAGCGGCCGTCGAAGCGGCGATTGCCCGGGCCAAAGCCCGTAAAGCCGCGCCGCCGGAAGCAAAACAGGAAGAACCCGTACCCGTCGACCCGCGTAAAGCCGCGGTCGAAGCCGCCATTGCCCGGGCAAAAGCGCGCAAGGCGGCGCAACAGGAAGAAGAGCCGGCAGCCAATGACGATCCACGCAAAGCGGCAGTGGCTGCCGCCATCGCGCGGGTACAGGCGAAGAGAGCCGCACAGCAGGCAGTTAACGAGGATTAA
- the rsxB gene encoding electron transport complex subunit RsxB, translated as MNAIWIAIAALSVLGLLFGIILGYASRRFAVEDDPIVEKIDELLPQSQCGQCGYPGCRPYAEAVGSGGEKINRCAPGGEAVMLKIAELLNVDPQPVDGDESAQEPVRMLAVIDEPNCIGCTKCIQACPVDAIVGATRAMHTVMEDLCTGCNLCVAPCPTQCIELRPVATTTDSWKWDLQTIPVRIIPVEQHA; from the coding sequence ATGAATGCAATCTGGATTGCCATTGCTGCCCTCAGTGTTCTGGGGCTGCTGTTTGGCATCATTCTCGGTTACGCCTCACGCCGCTTCGCGGTGGAGGATGACCCGATTGTCGAAAAAATTGATGAGCTACTGCCGCAAAGCCAGTGCGGGCAGTGCGGCTACCCTGGCTGTCGCCCCTACGCAGAGGCGGTGGGCAGCGGCGGCGAAAAAATTAACCGCTGTGCGCCTGGCGGCGAAGCGGTGATGCTGAAGATTGCCGAACTGCTGAACGTCGACCCCCAGCCGGTCGATGGTGATGAAAGCGCGCAGGAGCCGGTGCGCATGCTGGCGGTGATCGATGAGCCTAACTGCATCGGCTGCACCAAATGTATTCAGGCCTGCCCGGTAGATGCCATTGTGGGCGCCACGCGCGCCATGCATACCGTGATGGAAGACCTGTGTACCGGCTGTAACCTCTGTGTCGCCCCCTGCCCGACCCAGTGCATTGAGTTACGCCCGGTAGCCACCACGACCGATAGCTGGAAATGGGATCTTCAGACCATTCCGGTGCGCATTATTCCTGTGGAACAACATGCTTAA
- the rsxA gene encoding electron transport complex subunit RsxA, translating into MTDYLLLFVGTVLVNNFVLVKFLGLCPFMGVSKKLETAMGMGLATTFVLTLASICAWWVDTWILIPLGLTYLRTLAFILVIAVVVQFTEMVVRKTSPALYRLLGIFLPLITTNCAVLGVALLNINLGHNFLQSALYGFSAAVGFSLVMVLFAAIRERLVAADIPAPFRGNAIALVTAGLMSLAFMGFSGLVKL; encoded by the coding sequence ATGACCGATTACTTACTGCTCTTTGTCGGCACGGTGCTGGTAAACAACTTCGTTCTCGTGAAGTTCCTTGGCCTGTGCCCATTTATGGGCGTATCCAAAAAGCTCGAAACGGCAATGGGGATGGGGTTGGCCACCACCTTCGTGTTGACCCTCGCCTCGATCTGCGCCTGGTGGGTAGATACCTGGATTTTAATCCCCCTTGGCCTGACCTATCTGCGCACGCTGGCCTTTATTCTGGTTATCGCTGTGGTGGTGCAGTTCACCGAAATGGTGGTGCGTAAAACCAGCCCGGCGTTATACCGCCTGCTCGGCATCTTCCTGCCGCTGATCACCACCAACTGTGCGGTGCTCGGCGTGGCGCTGCTCAACATTAACCTTGGGCACAATTTCCTGCAGTCGGCGCTGTACGGTTTTTCCGCCGCGGTCGGCTTTTCGCTGGTGATGGTGCTGTTTGCAGCGATCCGCGAACGCCTGGTCGCGGCTGATATCCCGGCACCGTTTCGCGGTAACGCCATCGCGCTGGTTACCGCTGGTCTCATGTCTCTGGCCTTTATGGGCTTTAGTGGTCTGGTGAAGTTGTAA
- a CDS encoding DUF2569 domain-containing protein, translated as MTTTAGEKIGGWLLAPLAWLLVALLSASLALVLYSTALITPHALKTLGAQNTSAIVMWFISFAFAIAMWYYTLWLTIAFFKRRRSVPKHYIIWLLVSVLLAVKAFAFSPVSDALAVRQLLFPLLVTALFVPYFKRSARVKNTFVNP; from the coding sequence ATGACCACAACGGCTGGAGAAAAAATTGGCGGCTGGTTACTTGCTCCGCTCGCCTGGCTGCTGGTTGCATTATTAAGTGCGTCGCTGGCACTGGTACTTTATTCCACTGCATTAATTACGCCGCACGCGCTTAAAACGCTGGGCGCGCAAAATACCTCTGCTATCGTCATGTGGTTTATTTCTTTCGCCTTTGCGATTGCCATGTGGTACTACACGCTGTGGCTGACCATCGCGTTTTTTAAACGCCGCCGGAGCGTGCCTAAGCACTATATTATCTGGCTGCTGGTCTCTGTCTTGCTGGCCGTGAAAGCCTTCGCCTTTTCGCCGGTTTCCGATGCGCTGGCAGTGCGTCAACTCCTCTTCCCACTGCTGGTGACCGCGCTGTTCGTGCCGTACTTTAAGCGCTCGGCCCGCGTAAAGAACACCTTTGTGAACCCGTAA
- the ydgT gene encoding transcription modulator YdgT, whose product MTVQDYLLKFRKINSLESLEKLFDHLNYTLSDNQDIISMYRAADHRRAELVSGGRLFNIGEVPKSVWRYVL is encoded by the coding sequence ATGACAGTTCAGGACTATTTATTAAAATTTCGCAAAATTAATTCCCTTGAAAGTCTGGAAAAGCTCTTTGACCATCTGAACTACACCCTGAGTGACAACCAGGACATTATCAGCATGTACCGCGCCGCTGACCATCGCCGCGCTGAGCTGGTTTCTGGCGGACGCCTGTTCAACATTGGCGAAGTGCCTAAGTCGGTGTGGCGTTACGTGCTCTAA
- the blr gene encoding division septum protein Blr — translation MTTIINRIIELAGWIVLGVSVILLAVASHIDNYQPPEPVNTLNQAKPHTLTKNSDI, via the coding sequence ATGACGACAATAATTAATCGAATTATCGAGTTAGCGGGATGGATCGTGCTGGGCGTGTCGGTGATACTGCTCGCCGTTGCCAGTCATATTGATAACTACCAGCCACCCGAGCCGGTGAATACACTCAATCAAGCCAAGCCCCATACGCTCACCAAAAATAGTGACATATGA